A genomic window from Micromonospora ferruginea includes:
- a CDS encoding LuxR C-terminal-related transcriptional regulator — protein MTRWEFVGRTDELNRLLSAIGDPDGRGLFFSGDAGVGKSRLLREGVAALSPERHAIWSVAASATTAALPFGGLVQVLPATQPQGLSPAGILRWAVDLLQEQAAGRPIVLAVDDAHLLDPPSAALVHLIARSENATVIGTLRNGEQIPLPIRALWTDDLVDLVELGPLGRSETTGLLAAILGGPVDAGSSERLFRLSAGNPLLLRELVLAADGELRRTYGIWKWTGRLELAPTLTDLIDTRIGQLTPGVRAVVELVAFGEPLGLHLLQQAVERTDVEVAEERGLIAMVRDDRRLNVRLAHPLYGEVMRRQCPVSRTRRLQATLAGLLEQVGKRRRDDLLRVAVWRLDSGTAQNVALLLDAAVQAFGRYDVPLATRLARAALEAGGGTDAAELLATILMFGDRPEEAIRVLDQVAGEIRDDRRRSRWLTVRGMVSYWGLNRESTVEEIAARGEELTDPADRARVRAFEAIMRLHRLDVDVAVRLAQEVLDRPAAPMAARELARCTLAHLQAAQGQYRRSATAIARVQAEAACWRADMPYLQLAMELARGTRLALSGDLTGIDEIVADEFADLAGAGDFRLGTGYLAILQAYTARLRGRGDEALKTSLGACAVLATSRVYAGLAHAERAQAAALRGDAVHAAEAMAEADRTHAPGMAVLYPWLEQARGAAQAAAGDLAGAAKHLCALADRLREDGLAGHELLVLLDLVRLDQAAAPVGPTCTDGGRRNVAQRLAELSEQVDGVLPPLLARYGRAALDGSPDDLLAVADGFADRELIVYAAEATATALCRMRDARAGATGPARERLADLLRRCDDISTPALRLLRPALSEREWEIARLAADGLTSRAIAERLYLSTRTVENHLQRVYSKLGVTRRSELPTALRSMPGHDGTDPA, from the coding sequence ATGACCAGGTGGGAGTTCGTCGGCCGAACGGATGAACTCAACCGTCTGTTGTCGGCGATCGGCGACCCGGACGGGCGCGGGTTGTTCTTCAGCGGCGACGCGGGCGTCGGCAAGAGCCGGCTGCTGCGGGAGGGGGTGGCCGCGCTCTCCCCGGAACGACACGCGATCTGGTCGGTCGCGGCCAGCGCCACCACCGCCGCCCTGCCGTTCGGCGGGCTGGTCCAGGTGCTCCCCGCCACCCAGCCGCAGGGCCTCTCCCCCGCCGGGATCCTCCGCTGGGCGGTCGACCTGCTCCAGGAGCAGGCCGCCGGCCGGCCCATCGTGCTGGCCGTCGACGACGCGCACCTGCTCGACCCGCCGTCGGCCGCGCTGGTGCACCTGATCGCCCGCTCGGAGAACGCCACCGTGATCGGGACGCTGCGCAACGGCGAGCAGATCCCGCTGCCGATCCGCGCCCTCTGGACCGACGACCTGGTCGACCTGGTCGAGCTGGGGCCGCTGGGCCGCAGCGAGACCACCGGGCTGCTCGCCGCGATCCTCGGCGGGCCGGTCGACGCCGGCTCCTCCGAGCGGCTGTTCCGGCTCTCCGCCGGCAACCCGCTGCTGCTGCGCGAGCTGGTGCTGGCCGCCGACGGCGAGCTGCGGCGCACGTACGGCATCTGGAAGTGGACCGGCCGGCTGGAGCTGGCGCCCACCCTGACCGACCTGATCGACACCCGGATCGGCCAGCTCACCCCCGGGGTCCGGGCGGTGGTGGAGCTGGTCGCCTTCGGCGAGCCGCTGGGCCTGCACCTGCTGCAACAGGCGGTCGAACGGACCGACGTGGAGGTCGCCGAGGAACGCGGGCTCATCGCGATGGTCCGCGACGACCGGCGGCTCAACGTCCGCCTGGCCCACCCGCTCTACGGCGAGGTGATGCGCCGGCAGTGCCCGGTCAGCCGCACCCGGCGGCTCCAGGCCACCCTCGCCGGGCTGCTCGAGCAGGTCGGCAAGCGCCGCCGCGACGACCTGCTGCGGGTCGCGGTGTGGCGGCTCGACTCGGGTACGGCGCAGAACGTGGCGCTGCTGCTCGACGCCGCCGTGCAGGCCTTCGGCCGGTACGACGTCCCGCTGGCCACCCGGCTGGCCCGGGCCGCGCTGGAGGCCGGCGGCGGCACGGACGCCGCGGAGCTGCTCGCCACCATCCTCATGTTCGGCGACCGGCCGGAGGAGGCGATCCGGGTGCTCGACCAGGTCGCCGGGGAGATCCGCGACGACCGGCGGCGCAGCCGCTGGCTGACCGTGCGGGGCATGGTCAGCTACTGGGGGCTCAACCGCGAGTCCACGGTGGAGGAGATCGCCGCCCGCGGCGAGGAGCTGACCGACCCCGCCGACCGCGCCCGGGTACGCGCCTTCGAGGCCATCATGCGGCTGCACCGGCTCGACGTCGACGTCGCGGTGCGGCTGGCCCAGGAGGTGCTGGACCGTCCGGCCGCGCCGATGGCCGCCCGGGAGCTGGCCCGGTGCACCCTGGCCCACCTCCAGGCCGCCCAGGGGCAATACCGGCGCAGCGCCACCGCGATCGCCCGGGTGCAGGCCGAGGCCGCCTGCTGGCGCGCCGACATGCCCTACCTCCAGCTCGCCATGGAACTGGCCCGGGGCACCCGGCTGGCGCTCTCCGGCGACCTCACCGGCATCGACGAGATCGTCGCCGACGAGTTCGCCGACCTGGCCGGCGCCGGCGACTTCCGGCTCGGCACCGGCTACCTGGCCATCCTCCAGGCGTACACGGCACGGCTGCGCGGGCGCGGCGACGAGGCGCTCAAGACCAGCCTGGGCGCCTGCGCGGTGCTCGCCACCAGCCGGGTCTACGCCGGCCTGGCCCACGCCGAGCGCGCCCAGGCCGCCGCGCTGCGCGGCGACGCGGTCCACGCGGCCGAGGCGATGGCCGAGGCGGACCGGACGCACGCGCCCGGGATGGCCGTGCTCTACCCGTGGCTGGAGCAGGCCCGGGGCGCGGCGCAGGCGGCGGCCGGCGACCTGGCGGGCGCCGCCAAGCATCTCTGCGCGCTCGCCGACCGGCTGCGGGAGGACGGGCTCGCCGGCCACGAGCTGCTCGTCCTGCTCGACCTGGTCCGGCTCGACCAGGCCGCCGCGCCGGTCGGACCGACCTGCACCGACGGCGGCCGGCGCAACGTGGCGCAACGCCTGGCGGAACTCTCCGAGCAGGTCGACGGCGTGCTGCCGCCGCTGCTCGCCCGCTACGGCCGGGCCGCGCTGGACGGCTCCCCGGACGACCTGCTCGCGGTGGCCGACGGCTTCGCCGACCGGGAGCTGATCGTCTACGCCGCCGAGGCGACCGCGACGGCGCTGTGCCGGATGCGCGACGCCCGGGCCGGCGCGACCGGGCCGGCCCGGGAACGCCTCGCCGACCTGCTGCGCCGCTGCGACGACATCTCCACCCCGGCGCTGCGGCTGCTCCGCCCGGCGCTCAGCGAACGCGAGTGGGAGATCGCCCGCCTGGCCGCCGACGGGTTGACCAGCCGTGCCATCGCCGAACGGCTCTACCTGTCCACCCGCACCGTGGAGAACCACCTGCAACGCGTCTACAGCAAACTGGGCGTCACCCGGCGTAGCGAGTTGCCGACCGCGCTGCGCTCGATGCCGGGCCACGACGGCACGGATCCGGCCTGA
- a CDS encoding DUF2017 domain-containing protein, which yields MSMFRRRGDRYVATFAVDEVRVLRKVASEVVGLLTDGFDHGDPVVGRLFPEVYPDDDAGTAEFRRYTEGDLKTAKIDQAGAILAALPDGDAGGEVRLDAEAAEAWLRALNDARLAMGVRLEIKDGTDLGEELDDAVATDPASSRVFQLSVYAYLGYLQESLLNALID from the coding sequence ATGAGCATGTTCCGTCGCCGCGGCGACCGCTACGTGGCCACGTTCGCCGTCGACGAGGTGCGGGTGCTGCGCAAGGTCGCCTCCGAGGTGGTCGGCCTGCTGACCGACGGCTTCGACCACGGCGACCCGGTGGTCGGCCGGCTCTTCCCCGAGGTCTACCCGGACGACGACGCCGGCACCGCCGAGTTCCGCCGCTACACCGAGGGCGACCTGAAGACCGCCAAGATCGACCAGGCCGGGGCGATCCTCGCCGCGCTGCCCGACGGCGACGCCGGCGGCGAGGTGCGGCTGGACGCGGAGGCGGCCGAGGCGTGGCTGCGGGCGCTCAACGACGCCCGGCTGGCGATGGGCGTCCGGCTGGAGATCAAGGACGGCACCGACCTGGGCGAGGAGCTGGACGACGCGGTCGCCACCGACCCGGCCTCGTCCCGGGTGTTCCAACTGTCGGTCTACGCCTATCTCGGTTATCTGCAGGAGTCCCTGCTCAACGCGCTGATCGACTGA
- the rph gene encoding ribonuclease PH, with protein MARPDGRRPDQLRPVTLTRGWSTHPEGSVLVEFGATRVLCTASVTEGVPRWRKGSGLGWVTAEYAMLPRATNTRSDRESVRGKVGGRTHEISRLIGRSLRACVDLKALGENSIVLDCDVLQADGGTRTAAITGAYVALYDAVTWLAERKSLTGKVEKVMHRSVAAVSVGVIGGEPMLDLCYAEDVTAEVDMNVVCTGAGDFVEVQGTGEAGVFARDQLDALLDLGVAGCLELADAQRKALNL; from the coding sequence ATGGCGCGACCTGACGGGCGGCGGCCCGACCAACTCCGACCGGTGACCCTGACCCGGGGCTGGAGCACCCACCCGGAGGGTTCGGTGCTCGTCGAGTTCGGCGCGACCCGGGTGCTCTGCACGGCCAGCGTGACCGAGGGCGTGCCCCGCTGGCGCAAGGGCTCCGGGCTGGGCTGGGTGACCGCGGAGTACGCGATGCTGCCGCGGGCCACCAACACCCGCTCGGACCGGGAGAGCGTGCGGGGGAAGGTCGGCGGCCGGACGCACGAGATCTCCCGGCTGATCGGTCGCAGCCTGCGCGCCTGCGTCGACCTCAAGGCGCTCGGCGAGAACTCGATCGTGCTCGACTGCGACGTGCTGCAGGCCGACGGCGGCACCCGCACGGCGGCCATCACCGGCGCGTACGTCGCCCTGTACGACGCGGTCACCTGGTTGGCCGAGCGCAAGTCGCTCACCGGCAAGGTGGAGAAGGTGATGCACCGGTCGGTGGCCGCGGTCAGCGTCGGCGTGATCGGTGGCGAGCCGATGCTCGACCTCTGCTACGCCGAGGACGTGACCGCCGAGGTGGACATGAACGTGGTCTGCACCGGCGCCGGCGACTTCGTCGAGGTGCAGGGGACGGGCGAGGCGGGCGTCTTCGCCCGCGACCAGCTCGACGCGCTGCTCGACCTGGGCGTGGCGGGCTGCCTGGAACTGGCCGACGCGCAGCGGAAGGCGCTCAACCTGTGA
- the rdgB gene encoding RdgB/HAM1 family non-canonical purine NTP pyrophosphatase — protein MTDNKVLLATRNRKKLVELQRILDGALGAHRVALLGLDDVEEYPELPETGLTFGENALIKAREGCRRTGLPTIADDSGIAVDALNGMPGVFSARWSGRHGDDRANLQLVLDQVADVPDEHRGAAFVCTVALVLPGGKEHLVDGRQSGRLLRAPRGEGGFGYDPIFLGDGQERTNAELTPEEKDAISHRGKALRELAKLVAKVLPPAA, from the coding sequence GTGACCGACAACAAGGTGCTCCTGGCCACCCGCAACCGCAAGAAGCTCGTCGAGTTGCAGCGGATCCTGGACGGCGCGCTCGGCGCCCACCGGGTCGCCCTGCTCGGCCTCGACGACGTCGAGGAATATCCGGAGCTGCCGGAGACCGGCCTGACGTTCGGCGAGAACGCGTTGATCAAGGCGCGGGAGGGCTGCCGGCGCACCGGCCTGCCGACCATCGCCGACGACTCCGGCATCGCGGTGGACGCGCTCAACGGCATGCCCGGCGTGTTCAGCGCCCGCTGGTCCGGCCGGCACGGCGACGACCGGGCCAACCTGCAACTCGTGCTGGACCAGGTGGCCGACGTGCCGGACGAGCACCGGGGCGCCGCCTTCGTCTGCACGGTGGCACTGGTGCTGCCCGGCGGCAAGGAGCACCTGGTCGACGGCCGGCAGTCCGGCCGGCTGCTGCGCGCGCCGCGCGGCGAGGGCGGCTTCGGCTACGACCCGATCTTCCTGGGCGACGGGCAGGAGCGGACCAACGCCGAGTTGACGCCCGAGGAGAAGGACGCGATCAGCCACCGCGGCAAGGCGCTGCGGGAGCTGGCCAAGCTGGTCGCCAAGGTGCTCCCGCCCGCCGCCTGA
- a CDS encoding MBL fold metallo-hydrolase — MRLTVLGCAGSFPGPESPCSAYLLEADGFRLLIDFGPGSLSTLQRYVGLHSPDAVLLTHLHCDHMLDAVSYVVVRRYAPDGPYPPLPMYAPSGAPDRLAAAYGQEDSTVEDVYQFYGLQPGTFPIGPFTATVDRMNHPIETYGVRLEHGGRVFCYSSDTAPCEALLRLAQGADAFLCEASYLDGVDNPPDLHLTGREAGEAATKAGVGRLLLTHLVAAWGSESHTVESAAGAYAGPIEVVRAGAGYDV, encoded by the coding sequence ATGCGATTGACCGTCCTCGGCTGCGCGGGCAGCTTCCCGGGCCCTGAGTCCCCCTGCTCCGCCTACCTGCTCGAGGCGGACGGCTTCCGCCTTCTGATCGACTTCGGTCCGGGGTCGCTGTCCACGCTCCAGCGCTACGTCGGGCTGCACTCGCCCGACGCCGTGCTCCTCACCCACCTGCACTGCGACCACATGCTCGACGCGGTCTCCTACGTCGTGGTGCGCCGGTACGCCCCGGACGGCCCCTACCCGCCGCTGCCGATGTACGCGCCCTCCGGCGCGCCGGACCGGCTGGCCGCCGCGTACGGGCAGGAGGACAGCACGGTCGAGGACGTCTACCAGTTCTACGGCCTGCAGCCGGGCACGTTCCCGATCGGCCCGTTCACCGCGACCGTCGACCGGATGAACCACCCGATCGAGACGTACGGGGTGCGGCTGGAGCACGGCGGCCGGGTGTTCTGCTACTCGTCGGACACCGCGCCCTGCGAGGCGTTGCTGCGCCTGGCCCAGGGCGCCGACGCGTTCCTCTGCGAGGCCAGCTACCTGGACGGCGTGGACAATCCGCCCGACCTGCACCTGACCGGGCGGGAGGCCGGCGAGGCGGCCACCAAGGCGGGCGTGGGCCGGCTGCTGCTGACCCACCTCGTCGCGGCCTGGGGCAGCGAGTCGCACACCGTGGAGTCGGCCGCCGGCGCGTACGCCGGGCCGATCGAGGTGGTTCGCGCGGGCGCCGGCTACGACGTCTGA
- a CDS encoding PLP-dependent cysteine synthase family protein produces MARYDSLLDASGGTPLVGLPRLSPTVPEGAPPVRLWAKLEDRNPTGSIKDRAALFMVRAAEEAGRLRPGDTILEPTSGNTGISLAMVAKLRGYRLVCVMPENVSTERVQLLRMYGAEIIFSPAAGGSNQAVATAKQIAAEHPDWVMLYQYGNEANARAHYETTGPELLHDLPGITHFVAGLGTTGTLMGTGRYLREKVDGIQIVAAEPRYGELVYGLRNIDEGYVPELYDAGVLSRRFSVGTRDAVLRTRQLVEVEGIFAGFSTGAILHAALAVAHEAVRDGRRADVAFVVCDGGWKYLSTGAYGGTLADAEDALDGQLWA; encoded by the coding sequence ATGGCGCGGTACGACAGCCTGCTCGACGCCAGCGGCGGCACGCCGCTGGTCGGCCTGCCCCGGCTCTCCCCGACGGTGCCCGAGGGCGCGCCGCCGGTGCGGCTCTGGGCGAAGCTGGAGGACCGGAACCCGACCGGCAGCATCAAGGACCGCGCGGCGCTGTTCATGGTCCGGGCGGCCGAGGAGGCCGGCCGGCTGCGTCCGGGCGACACCATCCTGGAGCCGACCAGCGGCAACACCGGCATCTCGCTGGCCATGGTGGCGAAGCTGCGGGGCTACCGGCTGGTCTGCGTGATGCCGGAGAACGTCTCCACCGAGCGGGTGCAACTGCTCCGGATGTACGGTGCCGAGATCATCTTCTCGCCGGCCGCCGGCGGCTCGAACCAGGCCGTGGCCACCGCGAAGCAGATCGCCGCCGAGCACCCGGACTGGGTGATGCTCTACCAGTACGGCAACGAGGCGAACGCCCGGGCGCACTACGAGACGACCGGGCCGGAGCTGCTGCACGACCTGCCCGGCATCACGCACTTCGTGGCCGGGCTGGGCACCACCGGCACGCTGATGGGCACCGGGCGCTACCTGCGCGAGAAGGTCGACGGCATCCAGATCGTGGCGGCCGAGCCGAGGTACGGCGAGCTGGTCTACGGCCTGCGCAACATCGACGAGGGCTACGTGCCCGAGCTGTACGACGCCGGGGTGCTGTCCCGGCGCTTCTCGGTGGGCACCCGGGACGCGGTGCTGCGCACGAGGCAGCTCGTCGAGGTGGAGGGCATCTTCGCCGGCTTCTCCACGGGCGCGATCCTGCACGCCGCGCTGGCGGTGGCGCACGAGGCGGTCCGCGACGGTCGCCGCGCCGACGTGGCGTTCGTGGTCTGCGACGGTGGCTGGAAATACCTGTCCACCGGCGCGTACGGGGGCACGCTCGCGGACGCCGAGGACGCGCTCGACGGTCAACTCTGGGCCTGA
- a CDS encoding MoaD/ThiS family protein, with protein MAIEVRIPTILRSYTGGAKVVEGGGDTLADLLTDLDSRHAGLRGRLVTDAGALHRFVNVYVNDEDVRFLGALDAKLNDGDSVTILPAVAGGAFGFAAAAAIASHAVSVRTAAVR; from the coding sequence ATGGCCATCGAGGTTCGCATCCCCACCATCCTGCGCAGCTACACCGGCGGCGCGAAGGTCGTCGAGGGCGGCGGCGACACGCTCGCCGACCTGCTCACCGACCTGGACTCCCGGCACGCCGGGCTGCGGGGCCGGCTGGTCACCGACGCCGGCGCGCTGCACCGGTTCGTCAACGTCTACGTCAACGACGAGGACGTCCGCTTCCTGGGCGCGCTCGACGCGAAGCTCAACGACGGCGACAGCGTGACGATCCTGCCGGCGGTGGCCGGCGGCGCGTTCGGCTTCGCCGCCGCCGCGGCGATCGCCTCGCACGCGGTCTCCGTGCGCACCGCCGCCGTCCGCTAG
- the hutH gene encoding histidine ammonia-lyase: protein MTTVTILSTGVTPADVLAVARGTAKVVLDPAATEAMATSRSIVDGIEAAGRPVYGVSTGFGALANTFVAPERRAELQHALIRSHAAGVGAPMPREVVRAMMLLRVRSLALGRSGVRPLVAEALVDLLNHEITPWVPEHGSLGASGDLAPLAHCALVLLGEGWVLGPAGDRIPAADALRRVGLSPIELAAKEGLALINGTDGMLGMLLLAVADARHLFAMADVTAALAIEAMLGSERPFLPELHAIRPHPGQAASAANIHRLLQGSAVMDSHRDDLAHAVQDAYSMRCAPQVAGAARDTLDFVEVVAGRELLSVVDNPVVLPDGRVESTGNFHGAPLGFAADYLAIAAAEVGAIAERRVDRLLDVTRNRDLPAFLSPDAGVNSGLMIAQYTAAGIVAENRRLAAPASVDSLPTSGMQEDHVSMGWAAAKKLRTVLDNLTSLLAVELLAAVRGLQLRAPLEPSPAGRAALDALGPTIGEPGPDVFLAPLMEAARAVVGGPELRAAVERKIGPLG, encoded by the coding sequence ATGACCACCGTCACCATCCTGTCCACCGGGGTCACCCCCGCCGACGTGCTCGCGGTCGCCCGCGGCACCGCCAAGGTCGTGCTCGACCCGGCCGCCACCGAGGCCATGGCGACCAGCCGGTCCATCGTGGACGGCATCGAGGCCGCCGGCCGCCCGGTGTACGGCGTCTCGACCGGCTTCGGGGCGCTGGCCAACACGTTCGTCGCCCCGGAGCGTCGGGCCGAGTTGCAGCACGCGCTGATCCGCTCGCACGCGGCCGGGGTGGGCGCGCCGATGCCCCGCGAGGTGGTACGCGCCATGATGCTGCTGCGCGTCCGCTCGCTCGCGCTCGGCCGCTCCGGCGTCCGCCCGCTGGTCGCCGAGGCGCTGGTCGACCTGCTCAACCACGAGATCACCCCGTGGGTACCGGAGCACGGCTCGCTGGGTGCCTCCGGCGACCTGGCGCCGCTGGCGCACTGCGCGCTGGTGCTGCTCGGCGAGGGCTGGGTGCTCGGCCCGGCCGGCGACCGGATCCCCGCCGCCGACGCGCTGCGCCGGGTCGGGCTGAGCCCGATCGAGCTGGCCGCCAAGGAGGGGCTGGCGCTGATCAACGGCACCGACGGCATGCTCGGCATGCTGCTGCTCGCCGTGGCGGACGCCCGGCACCTGTTCGCCATGGCCGACGTGACCGCCGCGCTGGCCATCGAGGCGATGCTCGGCTCGGAGCGGCCGTTCCTGCCCGAGCTGCACGCCATCCGCCCGCACCCCGGCCAGGCCGCCTCCGCCGCGAACATCCACCGGCTGCTCCAGGGCTCGGCGGTGATGGACTCGCACCGCGACGACCTGGCGCACGCCGTGCAGGACGCGTACTCGATGCGCTGCGCCCCGCAGGTGGCCGGCGCGGCCCGGGACACGCTCGACTTCGTCGAGGTGGTGGCCGGCCGGGAGCTGCTGTCCGTGGTGGACAACCCGGTGGTGCTGCCGGACGGCCGGGTCGAGTCGACCGGCAACTTCCACGGGGCACCGCTCGGCTTCGCCGCCGACTACCTGGCCATCGCCGCCGCCGAGGTGGGCGCGATCGCCGAACGCCGGGTGGACCGGCTGCTCGACGTCACCCGCAACCGGGACCTGCCCGCGTTCCTCTCCCCCGACGCCGGGGTCAACTCCGGGCTGATGATCGCCCAGTACACCGCCGCCGGCATCGTCGCGGAGAACCGCCGGCTGGCCGCGCCCGCCTCGGTCGACTCGCTGCCCACCAGCGGCATGCAGGAGGACCACGTCTCGATGGGCTGGGCGGCGGCCAAGAAGCTGCGCACCGTGCTGGACAACCTGACCAGCCTGCTCGCGGTGGAGCTGCTGGCCGCCGTACGCGGGCTCCAGCTCCGCGCGCCGCTGGAGCCGTCGCCGGCGGGCCGGGCGGCGCTGGACGCGCTCGGCCCGACGATCGGCGAGCCGGGGCCGGACGTGTTCCTCGCCCCGCTGATGGAGGCGGCGCGCGCCGTCGTCGGCGGCCCCGAGCTGCGGGCCGCCGTCGAGCGGAAGATCGGCCCGCTGGGCTGA
- the clpS gene encoding ATP-dependent Clp protease adapter ClpS: protein MAAPQVAPVETPDTEEVPVSDRPWVTIVWDDPVNLMTYVTWVFQKLFGYSREKAERLMLDVHHKGKAVVSSGARERMEHDAAQLHAYGLWATVERS from the coding sequence ATGGCGGCTCCACAGGTTGCGCCGGTCGAGACGCCGGACACTGAAGAGGTGCCGGTCTCCGACCGGCCGTGGGTGACCATCGTCTGGGACGATCCGGTCAACCTGATGACGTACGTGACCTGGGTTTTCCAGAAGCTGTTCGGATACAGCCGGGAGAAGGCGGAGCGGCTCATGCTGGACGTGCACCACAAGGGCAAGGCGGTGGTCTCCAGCGGCGCCCGGGAGCGGATGGAGCACGACGCGGCGCAGTTGCACGCGTACGGGCTGTGGGCGACCGTGGAACGCTCATGA
- a CDS encoding nicotinate phosphoribosyltransferase, with translation MSTLRLALLTDQYELTMVSAALQDGTADRRCVFEVFSRRLPAGRRYGVVAGTGRLVEMIRDFRFDPAEIDFLRRTGVADERAAQWLADYRFTGDVDGYAEGELFFPGSPILTVSGTFAECVVLETLVLSVLNHDCAIAAAAARMVTAARGRALIEMGSRRAHEEAAVAAARSAYLAGFRFTSNLAAGQRYGIPTAGTAAHAFTLLHDDERAAFASQVATLGKDTTLLVDTYDIAQGIRNAIAVAGPELRAVRIDSGDLAVIAQQSRELLDSLGATETKIIVSGDLDEYAIASLAAEPVDMYGAGTAVVTGSGAPTAGLVYKLVEVEGRPVVKRSEHKATIGGRKVAVRRHKPTGTATEEVIVPQGVPDRQANDRLLQQSYVVSGEPVALPTLDQSREHLRQCLISIPWEGLKLSAGDPAVPVTVVPAT, from the coding sequence GTGAGCACCCTTCGCCTCGCGCTGCTGACCGACCAATACGAGCTGACCATGGTCAGCGCCGCGCTGCAGGACGGCACCGCGGACCGACGCTGCGTCTTCGAGGTGTTCAGCCGGCGACTGCCGGCCGGCCGCCGCTACGGGGTGGTCGCCGGCACCGGGCGGCTGGTCGAGATGATCCGGGACTTCCGCTTCGACCCGGCCGAGATCGACTTCCTCCGCCGCACCGGCGTGGCCGACGAGCGGGCCGCCCAGTGGCTCGCCGACTACCGCTTCACCGGCGACGTCGACGGTTACGCCGAGGGGGAGCTGTTCTTCCCCGGCTCGCCGATCCTCACCGTCTCGGGCACGTTCGCCGAGTGCGTGGTGCTGGAGACGCTGGTGCTGTCGGTGCTCAACCACGACTGCGCGATCGCCGCGGCCGCCGCCCGGATGGTCACCGCCGCCCGGGGCCGTGCGCTGATCGAGATGGGTTCCCGCCGGGCGCACGAGGAGGCCGCGGTCGCCGCGGCACGGTCGGCCTACCTGGCCGGGTTCCGGTTCACCTCCAACCTGGCCGCCGGGCAGCGCTACGGCATCCCGACCGCGGGCACCGCCGCGCACGCGTTCACGCTCCTGCACGACGACGAGCGGGCGGCGTTCGCGTCCCAGGTCGCCACGCTGGGCAAGGACACCACGCTGCTGGTCGACACGTACGACATCGCCCAGGGCATCCGCAACGCCATCGCGGTGGCCGGGCCGGAGCTGCGGGCGGTCCGGATCGACTCCGGCGACCTCGCGGTGATCGCCCAACAGTCGCGCGAGCTGCTCGACTCGCTCGGCGCCACCGAGACGAAGATCATCGTCTCCGGCGACCTCGACGAGTACGCGATCGCGTCGCTCGCCGCCGAACCGGTCGACATGTACGGCGCCGGCACCGCCGTGGTCACCGGCTCCGGCGCGCCCACCGCCGGCCTGGTCTACAAGCTGGTCGAGGTGGAGGGGCGGCCGGTGGTCAAGCGCTCCGAGCACAAGGCCACCATCGGCGGCCGGAAGGTGGCCGTCCGGCGGCACAAGCCGACCGGCACCGCCACCGAGGAGGTCATCGTGCCGCAGGGCGTGCCGGACCGGCAGGCCAACGACCGGCTGCTCCAGCAGTCGTACGTGGTGTCGGGCGAGCCGGTGGCGCTGCCCACGCTCGACCAGTCACGGGAGCACCTGCGCCAGTGCCTGATCTCCATCCCGTGGGAGGGACTCAAGCTCTCCGCCGGCGACCCGGCCGTTCCGGTGACCGTCGTACCCGCGACCTGA
- a CDS encoding Mov34/MPN/PAD-1 family protein, with protein MLSIDRSIVDAIVAHARRDHPDEACGVVAGPAGSDTPTRHIPMDNAARSMTFYEFDSMEQLRVWREMDDRDEEPVVIYHSHTATEAYPSRTDVSFAGEPGAHYLLVSTREPDTEEIRSFRIVDGVVAEEPVEIVDAAVDPNAVQSYMFGQSPATVDYECSGR; from the coding sequence GTGCTGAGCATCGACCGGTCGATCGTCGACGCGATCGTCGCCCACGCGCGTCGGGACCACCCCGACGAGGCGTGCGGCGTGGTCGCCGGTCCCGCCGGCAGCGACACCCCGACCCGGCACATCCCGATGGACAACGCCGCCCGCTCGATGACGTTCTACGAGTTCGACTCGATGGAGCAGTTGCGGGTGTGGCGTGAGATGGACGACCGCGACGAGGAACCGGTCGTCATCTACCACTCGCACACCGCGACGGAGGCCTACCCGTCCCGCACGGATGTCTCCTTCGCCGGTGAGCCGGGCGCGCACTACCTGCTCGTCTCGACCCGCGAGCCCGACACCGAGGAGATCCGGTCCTTCCGGATCGTCGACGGCGTGGTGGCCGAGGAGCCGGTCGAGATCGTGGACGCCGCCGTGGATCCGAACGCCGTCCAGTCCTACATGTTCGGGCAGAGCCCGGCGACGGTCGACTACGAGTGTTCCGGCCGCTGA